The segment GGCTTTGGTGCAGTCCTCCTCTGCGTCCTCATACCTGCAGccaacagagaaaaagaaaacaatgggaAGTTTGATCTTCTTTTTCCAGATGCCTTTTTACGCTGATAAACTAAACTATGCAGGAGAAATAAAAGACAGGGCCTACTTCTCCAGCTTGAGGAAGGCCATGGCTCTGTTGGCGGGCAGCAGGACGTTCATGCTGTCCGCCTCCATGCCTCTGCTGTAGCACTCGACAGCCGCTTCATACTTCCCCTCTTTGAAATAGGCGTTCCCCTGAAAAGGCACATTTGGAAAACTAAAAAAGAGAACCATTTCCAAATAAACACTCAGAAAGTCAACAAGGAATTTCAGGATCCGAACATTTCCTTTTGGGCTAAACAGTTCTACAACTATATCTTTAGCTCATATTATCCGGCTGGTTCTCACATTTTGAGACAATAACAGCAAACTCCTTTGCATATTCTCAAATATCGCCCAAGTAGGCCGACATGCAGGTTTCTTAACCTTCTTAAGCTAGGAAAGCAAAAGATGGCAAACACTAAACCACAGCTTACTCTGTCTTTTTGTACAGCCGCCTCCTGTCgtctctgctgctcctccaccagtctCTGCTGCTCAGGGTTCGCTGTGGGAGCCTCCTGTGGCTGTGTGGCTCCACTTGGGGCGGCCGGTGCTCGATGACCGATAGTCTGAAACCAGCCGGGCAAAGAGAGGAATTAAAAGAGGAGACGACTTAGGAAAAGAGGCTAAATCCCGCCCAAACCTTTCCCACTCACCTCTGTGATTTTTCCCACTTCGTTCTGTGCCTCCACATTCCCGGGGTCAAGCTTGAGAACCGTCTCATAATCTATTCGGAAACAGATTTGTGTCGTTATCTCAGTGTGCTCAAGTGGAATGGACGATCAAACCCTGTTGGACCGTTTGTCACCTTCTAATGCAGATTCGTATTTCTTCAGCGCAAACCGTGCCGCTCCTCTCCGTGCATACGCTTTAAAGTAGTTGCTGTCCAGAGCTATTGCCAAGTTGCAGTCAGACTCTGCCACAGCATACCTACAAAGGAAAAAGTTGTCAACAATTTACAGgcaaacaaaacctttttttttttttttaaacacacatgctCCTTAATGTTATTACACCTATTTAAAAGTTAAATACTGAAACCATCTTTTATAGTGTAAAACAGCAGCCTTTGAACCCTATGCCGTTTACTTTTTGAGTCTGAAGAAGGAGGTGGCTCGGTTTGTGGGAAGCACAGGGTTGTAAGGGTCTGCAGACATCCCTCTGGTGTAACACTCCACAGCATCGTCGTACTTCTCCTCTTTGAAAAACACGTTGCcctaaaaaattaaatataaatcgGCTCAAGGAAAGGGTGACTTTTTCTTCCCTTTAGTTTGTTAGTACTTCTCATACCTTTTTTCTCTCAGAAAGAGCCGTCTCTTGATCAGCTGGCGCTTCCTCAGAGTTCGACTCATTTGACTCTGCAGGACTTTCCTCCTTATCCATCTCCGACAGAGCTTTGTCCTGCGACCACAGAAGCAGACATCTTTAGTCAACCATGACTTCACAGATTATGTTcagtgtatttttgttgttgaacGAATGCATCATCTACCACATCAAACTTGTCCCATGATTTATAGTCGTATGCTTTTATCCTTGATGCTTCTTTGGCCTCCTCCGCCGTTGAGTCGTCGCTGCCCGTaggctccttcttcttcttcttcttcttcctttccctcATCTTTGTTTTGTAGTCTTTGTTGCGCACAGGGGGGAGATTCTTCTACAACAGAGAGACTACACGCTACTGACACCGGAAGACAGTCCAGGACATCTCCTACTCCTGAGACGTATAACAACAAGGACAAACCTGGGCCTCCTGAGGTACTCCCGTCCTCAGCTCCGCATCCTTCTTCTTGATATCCGTCTCCCAGCTCTCCATGTCCGCCATGAAGCTGTGCAGATCCTCCGCATTGTGCCGCAGCTGAAGCTGTAACTCAATGGCTTTGTTTACACCGGACATGTTTTCCCCTGTGAAACAGACATTTGTTGTGGAGAAATTGTAGTATTGAAGTCAGTGTTGCATCCAAGAGTAGCTAAAGCACGAGCGCCACGCCGTCGTGCTATTGCGCAGCtggcagctagctagctacctaacaaaataccaaataattggagcaaataaagaaaatgtaagatACTTTGTAGCTACTTGAGCATTGTAAAATACCTGGCACTTGTTTTTCCGGCTGAAAATTACAGGTACAATGTAGCTGAAGTTATTTTGGCTCAAAGCTACAACTAACTGTGTCGTTATTCATTGCTCTCTGTTTAGGTTCGGAGCCATGACAGCCGAGTCCCAGCAGCCTATGCGCTGCTGGGACTCGGCTGGGCGTAACCAAAGATCGTCTATGTTACCATCATACCACCGATAACATACTACAAGAACATTTAACGTAGTAAATTTATAAAAGTCAGCTAATTAAAGAAAGAACACAAGACACACAGGTGTCGATTACATTCGTGGACAATGGACGGTGACATGTTTGTGGTTTTACCATATTATTAACTGGTCCAGACCTCGGTTTGGAATTATCCCCCTCAACTGTTGCGTGGCTCGCTTTCGACTTTGGTCCACTTATTGTTTTAAGAGTTGACGACTTCCCTACACGCTCTGAATAGATGATCTATACCTATCGCTCTAGCTCTAAAAAATGCTTTGGTgtcaactttattttttaatttcaatgCATTTATAATACATTAAAGTTAATTATATTTCCTGACTTTTTATTGTatagaaaaaatacaaataaacattacaAGGAAAATACCGTTGACCTTTTGGGACCACGTGATCCACACAACAGCGATGACCTCTCTCGTCGGCTAGCTAGTGGTAGCTAAACACATGCTAACACTTCCAGGTTGTTGACAGCGTTTCGCACAATGGAGCAGCCTAAACAAGAGGAGGAATATGGATACGATTTATTCCCGGGGAGAAACACGGGCCAACACAAGGGGAGGTCGTTCACGGAGAGCCTGCTCACTTTCAACCACAAGTGTCAGGTCATGTTGCAGTTAGCGACGGAAACTAGTGAGTGTTCGAGTGAGCTTGTTGGCCCCTCTTGAGGGAATGTGATGTCAGCGGTGAACAGCCGATAACTTGTCTGATTAAGAGGCTTCAAATGTGGTTTTAAATACCCGTGAAATGTGAACGTTATGACCACGCTGTCAGGGTAGCAGCATGGAGAGTGGAGCTCATGCAGCCAGCACTGGTCTCTGTCAATGGATGCTTGATACATTCAGCTCCAACtgttttctgttcttctcttAGGTCCATACGCCAAACTCCTCCTCAGTGCCATGAAAAGTTCAGGATGGTGtgtatgatttaaaaaataaaataagggtgTTTATCTTCCACTGTAATGCTTATAGTCCTGTAAAAATCCTGGGAATTATAGTTAAACATATAGTTTTACAAATGATACTACTGCTATTACGAtctacttaataataataatcaacatgtagtattttttttaaagtaatataaataattatcataatgataataataataaggattTATCTCATTAAGTTGAACGAGCCCTTCCATCGTTTGTGTTTAGAGCATCTAATACATGCATGTAAATACTAATTCATATTGGCTAATTCTGGGTACTTTATAACTGTAACTTGTTACACAAAGGGAAACGGATTAAGATGACTTCTTTCTCCTCAATGCAGCAAAGTGTTCAAAGAACGTCATTTCTCCTGTGAAGATTGTGACGGGACAGTCAGCGGCGGCTTTGACGCGGATTCTTCTCAAGTAAGAAAGAGATCTCGGCATCAGTAAAGATCCAGCCAGGTCTGATGGCGTCAAAAGGATCGTGACTGCTCATCAGTAATGAGCTttgcgtttgtttgttttgcagattGTATTGTGCCAGAACAACATCCACCAGCAGTCCCACATGAACCGAGTGGTGACTCATGAGCTTATTCATGCCTTTGACCACTGTCGCGCCCACGTGGACTGGTTCAACAACTTAAAACATCTGGCTTGTTCTGAGGTGAGAGCCAATAGGCAtaatgtttatgtatatgtatatgcagtGTACACACTTTGGTTACTGTATGATTCCGTTGTATCAGTGTCTCACAATCGTTGGCGTTGTGTTACCGTTGTCACCAATGAACTAGTCAGAATGCGTACTGTAGCCAATCCATGACATCAAAATGTACCCGAAGTCAAAGCTCATGTTACAGTAAGCAACTTATTATGCTAATAAATAGTACATTATGTAATGCACATTTTCATAAGCGGGTAGTACCGGTAGTTTTCTAAAACAGCAGGGCACTAGTTTTTACAAAAGGTTACTTAAAATGGAGTAAACACTACATTTGTTTGGGACTATTTCCAGCAGCGGATTGatacacatttggtgctctagtGTATATTTACAGCATCTGCGGACATAAACTTAAAAGATCCTTTGAAATCACGTGGAGGGTTGGGAGGTTGTGCTAATTGTCATTCATCCacatctctttttctcctccaacTCCATTGTTACACTGTTTTGTTGTGAGTTAGAAAATAACATTTCAGTAAAGAATaaagaagacttttttttttttcaaagcctTTTTTGCCTCATTTCAGATTCGGGCGGCTAACCTAAGTGGAGACTGCTCCTTTCAGACTGAATTCTCCAGGTTCAACTTTGGCTTAAAGCAGCATCAGCAGGTACCGGCACTGGGATAAATGTGACTTCTACTGGCAGGTGTCAGGGCTGTGTCTGTAATCTAACGCTGGGATCATGTTTTTTCCTCGGACAGGCGTGCGTCAGAGGCCGTGCCCTTCGCTCCATCCTCGCTGTGAGGAAAATTAACCGAGAGGAGGCCGAGAAAATAGTGGACGAGGTCTTCGACACGTGTTTCAACGACCACGCGCCGTTTGGACGAATCCCGCACGACAAGAAGGACGCTGGGTTTGCCGGCAGAGATTACGAGAACAGAGGTCGATATTATGCCAACCTTTAGTGTCGACATCTTCTCTATAACTCCCAAGGCTGCTGTGACTGGCATCGTCAGGGCCCTGGTCAGAATAGAAGCCCCAACTTAATGACTGTCAAAGACGATCAAATCCCTTCAGAAGGGATATCCAGATAATGATTTGTCCTTGGAACAGTAAAGCAAAATGAGTTACACCACATTTCATATACTAATTCTGTATAAAGGGATTGTAAGGAGTGATTTTGCTTTGGAAGTGGATTATTAGATGAGGTCCCAGTGACTTATttgccatttatttttatttgaccatTGGGtgcttttaaagaaatacaggaTTTGTTTTTTGTCCATCGATATTGGGTGTGAAAGTCTTTTGCTGGCAAATGAGGATGTATTTCTCTGTCTGCTCTTCATCTTGTTGCCACATTGACCTCCACTCATTTCTTGTAAATACAGCTGACTGTGCTTAAATTAAACCGGAACAATTTGTGCTTGAATTAAAGTTTGATTCCTCTAGAAAGAGTTGTTTGTGAGGACGAGAGGGGATGTTAAGCTCGACGCTGCTgcaaaatgtttgattttgtgaCTTGCCAATGAAGCAGTATGCGCATTGCCGATTATATCACCTTTTATGTCTAATCCCAAGAGAGAATTCTTCAAATTAACATGCGAGGCAAGTAATTtaagtaaagagagaaaagtTCTTCCACAACAACACGGTCAACTTTGTTCACACCCGCGCCGCAACTGTAAAATGTCACCGCTGACATCTTTATTAGGCATTAGCATTTAAAGAATCTCGTATCCCTCCATAGAGATTAATGAGGGAAAAAGTTATAAGGGAATTAGCCTCATAATCTccctccattcctcctcctcctccttctcctcctctccctatCTCAAAGACAACAGCCTCTGCATCATAATCACAAAGACACTTGGTGTGTCTGCTTTTGGAGTGTTATATGCCACTTATCTCAACATTCTCCTCTAAGAAAATGCGAGATGAGCGTGGGCTCGAAGGACAAGGCGAGTGGGTGGGATGACGAGCAAAAAAGATTAAGATTACGGTTAATTTTAGAAGCTTAACAGAGAAAATTATGAAAACAGCCTCGAGGCAGTGGGATTAATGTGAGACAAACACAAGAAAACTAAAAGAGGGAATGATATTGGGATTTGTGCAGTCATACACTCAAGTAGGCTAAATAAAGAAatcatacaaaacaaaagaataacTGCTGGAATTACCAAATGCCAGCTACTAAACACATTTGATACAATTAGATTGTggattttgtaattgtcttatTTCATGTTCGGGCCAGGATTTGAGGAATCCAGAGGTTTGCAGTCCAAGCCCTCACATCGAACTCACATTTAAATCTCACAAATATTTTCAACTTACAATTACTGGAAGCAAAGCAGGGCCggtgtgtaggatttggcaACATCTGGTGAAGAGGTTGAAGATTGCAACCAACCGAAACTTCTCCCTTATGCCAAGCTTGTAGGAGAACTacagttcaatcagggagagaccagttagataaagaaaggatgcatgtttattgttaacagatgatatgaaatgatgaagtctcagcgtctttggcgcttggactctaaggggagatttgtaattgagggccaactgccccgatcagcaatgaggtagaccccccccccgtggagtccggacctggtgctgatgagctgatggaatgatgagttgatgaagctgatggatccgtggagactgggcggagatggggaggtggaggggtgcgtaacagcagcttgaaagaactgaaggtggagagacagtcatatttaaacgagacagcagcaagatgattggctagccgtgtcattgtttccgtgtgcttattggatagaggggatcagctgatctgcgcagctggtgtcatgattgacggcgcagaacaatgacagcaagtaaacaatgagtgagcatgctgaggaatgattggcagacatatgaggaataaatggcgggctgaggggtaagGTCTTCCTGtttgaacttgcgctagagctccattagTCAACAATACGCAGTGTTTGGTTTCAaccttctgggctactgtagaacaTGGCGGCTGGCTTGATGAAGAGGACCCATTCCGTATGTAGACGTAAAtataacaattattattttcaggtGAGTATACATGCAAGAACAACATACTTAATATTACATTCCATTTCCGCCAAAAGATCCCCGTAAATGCTATGCGCTGTAGCTTTAAAATAACTGCGATGTAAATGTTATCCCTTACCCAAGTTGCTTAATTGCCCATTTTTACTACAGAGGATGCCACCTGATAGCTAAACTGATATTATGCTACTCTCTTTGCTTCACAATATAGTAAAGTAGGCTTCAATTTGGGAGACAAAATTAAGTGCAACGAAGCATAAACACATATGATCAAATGTTAGCAAAAAGTTACCTATTAGCATACGCCAACATTAGCATACACCAACATTAGCATACACCACTATTAGCATACACCAACATTAGCATATGCCAACATTAGCATACACCACTATTAGCATACGCCAACATTAGCATATGCCAACATTAGCATACACCACTATTAGCATATGCCAACATTAGCAGACCTCAACATTAGCATACACCAACATTAGCAGAACTCAACATTAGCATACCCCAACAGTAGCAtacaacttacaatcatgttacattcatacaccgtagacagagctacagggaacaattcagggttaagtgtcttgctcaaggacacatcgaaagacggacctgctaaccattGACCCACAGTCGCATATACCAACATTAGCATACACCAACATTAGCGTTCATTGGAAGGCATGTTTCAAGCCATATAATAGCTCTATTTTGTTCTCCACCATCTGTCTTTAGCTGTAATTAGTACAGATGTAAACATTTGACATTAGCAAAGTCCCAGCTGGTGTATTGTGGTCATATTAGTGTTACAGTTTCCTCCTTCATGACTGCAGTACCGTCTCCGTCCTCTGGATGGCAGTTGGTGCCACtaatcctcatcctcatcaggACCTTCAATCCAAACAAGAAAGAGTGGTTACTGTTTTATTGATACATATAATTGAATCCATTTCCAGGTGAATGTTGGGCCTTTTATGAGCGCAGTAATGAAGTTGCCGCTGCGAAGAGTGACGACTTTCATTATTACATCTATTCAAGCAGGCGGCACCCACTGTGATCTAATTAGGATGCTGCAGCAACACTGAATTCCCTTCACTCATCTGCTGTAGGACAACACATTAACCCCGAGAGCACTAATGAACTCATCTTATTAATTAGAATAATGCCAGATTTAGTTGTAGCGCGGAGAGGCAATAGAGTGCGAGGACACCCACTTGCCTTTGTGAAGTTTTAAGGTGTCTGCTCTTCACGGGGGTAGAGTTGATAATGAGAGGCCGCTGAATTATTTAGCTGTACAGAGAGATCGGCATTTCTGGCCCTACTTTATTTATCAGGAAGGCCATGAATGTTTCTGCACCAGGCATGTTTTCTGAATTACATGAAAAGTAAGTGATGAGCTTCGgggaaaagacacacacacacacacacacacgccatccATCCTTTGGCTAAAGTGGTCATTTTTCTGTCCCAAATGCGGCTCTCTGGGGAAACACTTGAACAAAGGAAATATATTGAGTCCAGTCGCCCGTTCTTTAGCCCGAGGAGAGCAATCTTATTCAGCTGATTGAGGACAAGAGTGCGTATCTGCTGTCAACCTGGTTTTATCAGCCGACGGCATCATCAAACACAGGTACATATTCAgaatgaggagaagaagaacacgaaaaagaacaaaattaaGGAGACAATACTTGTCATAGACATACagtaatgtatataaatatccATCCAACTGGGTGTACTGGATGTATTTACACCTTGCCTTGCACATTGGGTCATTGAAGAGGGCACTttatgaaatgtgaaataatatCCTAATTTACATTATAAGAGAATGAATATTCCTAGTTAtacttaaaaacatatttatttttctgccaCAGATGACTATTGAGTCTTTCCATAACTGCCTACAGATTGCATATATTGTACACAATACAGTGCATGTGATAGTTTGGAATGcgatatataattaattatgtCGAAGAAAAAGTTGAAATCATTATAATTCACAGCACAAATCCTCTGGAGGCGAACCTTCCAACCTGACAATTAACTTCCCCAGCAGGGAAGCCCTgtttgagagggggggggcatcaaTTAATTATGTGTGCGAGTTGAGGATTAATTA is part of the Cyclopterus lumpus isolate fCycLum1 chromosome 23, fCycLum1.pri, whole genome shotgun sequence genome and harbors:
- the rpap3 gene encoding RNA polymerase II-associated protein 3 isoform X1, producing MSGVNKAIELQLQLRHNAEDLHSFMADMESWETDIKKKDAELRTGVPQEAQKNLPPVRNKDYKTKMRERKKKKKKKEPTGSDDSTAEEAKEASRIKAYDYKSWDKFDVDKALSEMDKEESPAESNESNSEEAPADQETALSERKKGNVFFKEEKYDDAVECYTRGMSADPYNPVLPTNRATSFFRLKKYAVAESDCNLAIALDSNYFKAYARRGAARFALKKYESALEDYETVLKLDPGNVEAQNEVGKITETIGHRAPAAPSGATQPQEAPTANPEQQRLVEEQQRRQEAAVQKDRGNAYFKEGKYEAAVECYSRGMEADSMNVLLPANRAMAFLKLEKYEDAEEDCTKAITLDSTYSKAFARRATARVALGKLEEAKQDFQEVLKLEPGNKQALNELQKLQINVAPSGLLQTPDGTQRRAVQPVDKPTHLRSTKPLRRIDIEEVSGEVTASEVESGGSKFFIQEAPREAEDESSPLSTSPSAKMIKIEEMAEVPSHTSNQVPASRLTKQPAQREIASPAEPPASPSSTVAELPPPPANSFQLEADLRKVGHQPEVIYRYLRQIKPEAFANIFRNSLEPDVLNQLLGTLHGFYIKNEAPAVTLGVLRSLASVRRFDMAVMFLSSSEKKVLKELFDFLHQAAPEGSSVAALQKKYGV
- the atp23 gene encoding mitochondrial inner membrane protease ATP23 homolog, which codes for MEQPKQEEEYGYDLFPGRNTGQHKGRSFTESLLTFNHKCQVMLQLATETSPYAKLLLSAMKSSGCKVFKERHFSCEDCDGTVSGGFDADSSQIVLCQNNIHQQSHMNRVVTHELIHAFDHCRAHVDWFNNLKHLACSEIRAANLSGDCSFQTEFSRFNFGLKQHQQACVRGRALRSILAVRKINREEAEKIVDEVFDTCFNDHAPFGRIPHDKKDAGFAGRDYENRGRYYANL